The following proteins are co-located in the Camelina sativa cultivar DH55 chromosome 12, Cs, whole genome shotgun sequence genome:
- the LOC104732883 gene encoding uncharacterized protein LOC104732883 — translation MNRLLCFLLFLGLCVGLSDAKFKWPKKSTVFFKSSLGRNNILKIHCLSADDDLGFHFLRTGETYDFSFYESFLITSFDCYLWQGPHYKFHAEFEAYAGGGIIIHSKKNFWDTREDGIYFTHGKEMPKLEYKWN, via the coding sequence ATGAATCGTCTCTTGTGTTTTCTGCTCTTTCTTGGATTGTGTGTAGGATTGAGTGACGCAAAATTTAAATGGCCGAAGAAAAGCACCGTATTCTTCAAGAGTTCCCTTGGTCGAAACAACATCTTGAAGATTCATTGTTTATCAGCCGACGACGATCTAGGCTTCCATTTCTTGCGTACCGGAGAAACCTACGATTTTAGTTTCTATGAAAGTTTTCTGATAACATCATTTGATTGTTACTTATGGCAAGGACCTCATTACAAGTTTCATGCAGAGTTTGAGGCATATGCAGGTGGTGGTATCATAATTCATTCTAAAAAGAACTTCTGGGATACTAGAGAAGATGGAATCTATTTCACACATGGCAAAGAAATGCCTAAATTAGAGTATAAGTggaattaa